In Solidesulfovibrio sp., a single genomic region encodes these proteins:
- a CDS encoding cation-translocating P-type ATPase, which produces MRVRPGSHAPGLAAICQSLPGVRSVRVNPACAAIVLAYDAGQTGAECLVRAIREASGATAAAASPQPDARAACACGGSAPSRSGVGRQFVRFLSLSGVMAYVFVRKVVFGAVLSEAALSPLGLIALAAAVPVARESLRHARAKRFTLEGFLAAGCAAATLSGQALTALEILWIQSGAETLKAWVSERSRKSISAILDLTAKTTFILAGDVEVEVPVSAVKPRDIVVLHTGEKISVDGRVLVGEALVDDSPITGRAEPAHVGPGDQVFAGAYVRQGIIQVRAQCVGDRTYLARIMRQVEDCLENKAPIESVADNLARSMMRLGIAATGLTLLATGSLWRAFTVMLVMACPCATVLSAQTAVSAAIAAAAKRGILIKGGRYLEEVGKADTICFDKTGTLTSTQPHIECILNFSDLDENELLRWAYSAEMHNHHPLALAIRNEAVTREIDPISHVVCDFTLGKGVRAVIGDDVIRLGNRTYLEEAGIAVTEKADAVMPLMDRGLTVIFLAQNQAILAALAFANEPRPDAKATVAALGRGGISKISLVTGDAQNTALDLCRELGITDCHHSILPERKGEIVAGLRNGGRKVIMVGDGINDALALAEADIGIAMSAGGADVAIEAADIALVRDDLADILYVRDLSRRTLQVARQNFWIATSTNIGGAFAGAFGLLSPVAAGLLHIVHTLGVLANSSRLLLPLPEAAAPQPRRLPAIPPRNPEPEQA; this is translated from the coding sequence GTGCGTGTCCGTCCGGGAAGCCACGCGCCCGGCCTGGCCGCGATCTGCCAGTCCCTGCCCGGCGTACGGTCCGTGCGCGTCAATCCGGCTTGCGCCGCCATTGTCCTTGCCTACGATGCCGGCCAGACCGGGGCGGAATGCCTTGTGCGCGCCATCCGGGAAGCCTCGGGAGCCACGGCCGCAGCCGCATCGCCCCAGCCGGACGCCCGCGCCGCCTGTGCCTGCGGTGGGTCCGCCCCGTCACGGTCGGGCGTGGGCCGGCAATTTGTCCGCTTCCTCTCGCTTTCCGGCGTCATGGCCTACGTCTTCGTACGCAAGGTCGTGTTCGGGGCAGTGCTCTCCGAGGCGGCCCTGTCGCCGCTGGGCCTGATCGCCCTGGCCGCCGCCGTGCCCGTGGCGCGGGAATCGTTGCGCCACGCCCGGGCGAAACGCTTCACCCTGGAGGGCTTCCTGGCCGCCGGCTGCGCGGCCGCCACTCTTTCCGGACAGGCCCTTACCGCCCTGGAGATCCTCTGGATCCAAAGCGGTGCGGAAACCCTCAAGGCCTGGGTGTCGGAGCGGTCCCGCAAATCCATTTCGGCCATTTTGGACCTCACGGCCAAAACCACCTTCATCCTGGCCGGCGACGTCGAGGTGGAGGTGCCGGTTTCCGCCGTCAAGCCGCGCGACATCGTGGTGCTGCACACGGGCGAGAAGATTTCGGTCGACGGCCGCGTTCTCGTAGGCGAGGCCCTGGTGGACGATTCGCCCATCACCGGCCGGGCCGAGCCGGCCCATGTCGGTCCGGGCGACCAGGTCTTCGCCGGAGCCTACGTGCGCCAGGGCATCATCCAGGTCCGGGCCCAGTGCGTGGGGGACCGGACCTACCTGGCCCGCATCATGCGGCAGGTCGAGGACTGCCTGGAAAACAAGGCCCCCATCGAGTCCGTGGCCGACAATCTGGCCCGGTCCATGATGCGGCTGGGAATCGCGGCCACCGGCCTGACCTTGCTCGCCACGGGAAGCCTCTGGCGGGCGTTTACGGTCATGCTGGTCATGGCCTGCCCCTGCGCCACGGTGCTTTCGGCCCAGACCGCCGTTTCCGCCGCCATCGCCGCCGCCGCCAAGCGCGGCATTCTCATCAAGGGCGGCCGGTATCTGGAAGAGGTGGGCAAGGCGGATACGATCTGCTTCGACAAGACCGGCACGCTCACCAGCACCCAGCCGCACATCGAATGCATTCTCAACTTTTCCGATCTCGACGAGAACGAGTTGCTGCGCTGGGCCTATTCGGCCGAGATGCACAACCATCATCCGCTGGCCCTGGCCATCCGCAACGAGGCCGTGACCCGGGAGATCGATCCCATTTCCCACGTGGTGTGCGATTTCACCCTGGGCAAGGGCGTGCGCGCCGTCATCGGCGATGACGTCATCCGCCTGGGCAACCGGACCTACCTCGAAGAAGCCGGCATCGCCGTAACGGAAAAGGCGGATGCGGTCATGCCGCTCATGGACCGGGGGCTGACCGTGATTTTCCTGGCCCAAAACCAGGCGATTCTGGCCGCCCTGGCCTTTGCCAACGAACCCAGGCCGGACGCCAAGGCCACGGTGGCGGCATTGGGGCGCGGCGGGATTTCCAAGATTTCCCTGGTAACCGGCGATGCCCAAAACACCGCCCTGGATTTGTGCCGCGAACTCGGGATTACCGACTGTCACCATTCCATTTTGCCGGAGCGCAAGGGCGAAATCGTGGCCGGCCTGCGCAACGGCGGCCGCAAGGTGATCATGGTCGGCGACGGCATCAACGACGCCCTGGCCCTGGCCGAGGCGGACATCGGCATCGCCATGAGCGCCGGCGGGGCCGACGTGGCCATCGAGGCGGCGGACATCGCGCTTGTCCGGGACGATTTGGCCGACATTTTATACGTCCGCGACTTGAGCCGCCGCACGTTGCAGGTGGCGCGGCAAAACTTCTGGATCGCCACCTCCACGAACATCGGCGGGGCCTTTGCCGGAGCCTTTGGCCTTCTCTCGCCCGTGGCGGCCGGATTGCTGCACATCGTGCACACGCTGGGCGTGCTGGCCAATTCCTCGCGGCTGCTCTTGCCCCTGCCGGAGGCGGCGGCGCCGCAACCCCGCCGGCTCCCGGCGATACCGCCACGCAACCCCGAACCGGAGCAAGCATAG
- a CDS encoding YtxH domain-containing protein, which translates to MSQYPQYPQYSYATGAGQYAQVDPSGYAAQSGYYAPAPTSWTQGWFAVTDPGYIKGLLLGAAATYLLTNPKVQRAMVKGVVTLWTSVQGSVEEVKEQIQDIKAEMSMKTDADKK; encoded by the coding sequence ATGTCGCAATATCCGCAATATCCACAGTATTCGTATGCCACGGGAGCCGGGCAGTACGCCCAGGTCGACCCCTCGGGATATGCCGCCCAGTCCGGGTACTACGCTCCGGCGCCGACCTCGTGGACCCAAGGCTGGTTCGCCGTGACCGATCCCGGCTACATCAAGGGCCTGCTGCTCGGTGCGGCCGCCACCTATCTGCTGACCAATCCCAAGGTGCAGCGCGCCATGGTCAAGGGCGTGGTGACGCTTTGGACCTCGGTCCAGGGCAGCGTGGAGGAGGTCAAGGAGCAGATCCAGGACATCAAGGCCGAAATGAGCATGAAGACCGATGCGGACAAGAAATAA